One Deinococcus aestuarii DNA segment encodes these proteins:
- a CDS encoding 2-isopropylmalate synthase, with the protein MTQQEHQPQPIRIFDTTLRDGEQSPGVALNHTQKLEIAHQLARLGVDVIEAGFPIASPGDLEGVSRIAREVRGPIIAGLARANRADIEAAAKGVELAERPRIHTFIATSPIHMAKKLNLEPGAVIERAVEAVRLARSFVDDVEFSAEDATRSEPEFLARIFRAVVAEGATTINVPDTVGYTTPEEMRALFAYLKGELPGHVILSAHCHDDLGMAVANSVAAAQGGARQIECTVNGIGERAGNASLEEIVMAFHTRGDVYGFATGIRTRELYRASRMVSRLSGMPVQPNKAIVGDNAFAHESGIHQDGVIKARETYEIMNAELVGREAAVLVMGKHSGRAAFRKALTDLGYEVPEERVKDLFARFKDLADRKGQIYADDLRALVESRTDVPQTFVLERFQVTSGTDMQPLAFVRLTTPDGPREGTASGDGAVEAVFNALNGVTGIKPELEIYRVQAVTKGAEALGEVSVNTRYGEMSIHGTGVAPDVVEASARAWLRVINQIVAGVGKSRQVSQTTV; encoded by the coding sequence ATGACCCAGCAAGAGCACCAGCCCCAACCCATTCGCATCTTCGACACCACCCTGCGCGACGGCGAGCAGTCACCCGGCGTGGCGCTGAACCACACGCAGAAGCTGGAGATCGCCCACCAGCTCGCCCGATTGGGCGTGGACGTGATCGAGGCGGGCTTCCCCATCGCCTCCCCCGGCGACCTGGAAGGGGTCAGCCGGATTGCACGTGAGGTCCGGGGGCCGATCATCGCCGGGCTGGCGCGGGCGAACCGGGCGGACATCGAAGCGGCGGCGAAGGGGGTGGAGTTGGCCGAGCGCCCCCGCATCCACACCTTCATCGCCACCAGCCCGATCCACATGGCGAAGAAGCTGAACCTGGAGCCGGGCGCGGTGATCGAACGCGCGGTGGAAGCCGTGCGCCTGGCCCGCTCCTTCGTGGACGACGTGGAATTCAGCGCGGAGGACGCCACCCGCAGCGAGCCCGAGTTCCTGGCCCGCATCTTCCGGGCGGTGGTGGCCGAGGGCGCCACGACGATCAACGTGCCCGACACGGTGGGCTACACGACCCCCGAGGAAATGCGCGCCCTGTTCGCGTACCTGAAGGGCGAATTGCCGGGGCACGTCATCCTCTCCGCCCATTGTCACGACGACCTGGGGATGGCGGTCGCCAACTCGGTCGCGGCGGCGCAGGGGGGGGCGCGGCAGATCGAGTGCACGGTGAACGGGATCGGCGAGCGGGCGGGGAATGCCTCGCTGGAGGAGATCGTGATGGCCTTCCACACCCGGGGGGACGTGTACGGCTTCGCGACGGGCATCCGCACCCGCGAGCTGTACCGCGCCTCCCGGATGGTGAGCCGCCTGAGCGGGATGCCGGTGCAGCCCAACAAGGCCATTGTGGGCGACAACGCCTTCGCGCACGAGTCGGGCATCCACCAGGACGGGGTGATCAAGGCCCGCGAGACCTACGAGATCATGAACGCGGAGCTGGTGGGCCGCGAGGCCGCCGTCCTCGTCATGGGCAAGCACTCGGGCCGCGCCGCTTTCCGCAAGGCGCTGACCGACCTGGGATATGAGGTGCCGGAAGAGCGTGTGAAGGACCTCTTCGCCCGCTTCAAGGACCTCGCCGACCGCAAGGGCCAGATCTACGCCGACGACCTGCGCGCCCTCGTCGAAAGCCGCACCGACGTGCCGCAGACCTTCGTGCTCGAACGCTTCCAGGTCACGAGCGGCACCGACATGCAGCCCCTCGCCTTCGTGCGCCTGACCACCCCGGACGGCCCACGCGAGGGGACGGCGAGCGGCGACGGGGCGGTCGAGGCCGTCTTCAACGCGCTCAACGGGGTCACGGGCATCAAGCCCGAGCTGGAAATCTACCGGGTGCAGGCCGTCACCAAGGGCGCCGAGGCGCTGGGCGAGGTCAGCGTGAACACGCGCTACGGCGAGATGAGCATTCACGGCACGGGCGTCGCGCCGGACGTGGTGGAGGCGTCGGCGCGGGCGTGGCTGCGGGTGATCAACCAGATCGTCGCGGGCGTGGGCAAGAGCCGTCAGGTGAGCCAGACGACGGTATAA
- a CDS encoding DUF1330 domain-containing protein, translated as MSVYIIGLIDVQDPEGYPTYSQQVPATLEPYGGQFLVRGGQPEALEGTAPERVVVLAFPSAEQARGWYESEEYARLRPLRQQMASGHLVLVHGVDVPS; from the coding sequence GTGAGCGTCTACATCATCGGCCTGATCGACGTGCAGGACCCGGAAGGCTATCCCACCTATTCACAGCAGGTGCCCGCGACCCTCGAACCCTACGGCGGCCAGTTTCTCGTGCGGGGCGGCCAGCCCGAGGCGCTGGAGGGCACGGCGCCGGAGCGGGTGGTCGTCCTCGCTTTTCCCTCCGCCGAACAGGCCCGCGGCTGGTACGAGTCCGAGGAGTACGCGCGCCTTCGCCCCTTGCGGCAGCAGATGGCGAGCGGTCACCTCGTTCTGGTCCACGGCGTGGACGTGCCCTCCTAG
- a CDS encoding antibiotic biosynthesis monooxygenase family protein: MTPILEIALLTIRPGQTGEFEAAFRQAQPLISGMKGYVRHELRRCLEDDHKYALLVWWETLEDHTVGFRGSAEYQEWRSLLHHFYDPFPTVEHFVEVLA; this comes from the coding sequence ATGACCCCTATCCTTGAAATCGCCCTCCTTACCATCCGCCCCGGTCAGACCGGGGAGTTCGAGGCCGCCTTCCGCCAAGCTCAGCCCCTCATCTCGGGCATGAAGGGTTACGTCCGCCACGAGCTGCGGCGGTGCCTCGAAGACGACCATAAATACGCCCTGCTCGTGTGGTGGGAGACGCTGGAGGACCACACGGTCGGCTTTCGCGGGAGTGCAGAATATCAAGAATGGCGCTCGCTGCTGCACCACTTCTACGACCCCTTCCCGACGGTGGAGCATTTCGTGGAGGTGCTGGCTTAA
- the guaA gene encoding glutamine-hydrolyzing GMP synthase, protein MSVVILDFGSQFTRLITRRFRELGAYSVILPGTATLERIRQENPQGIVLSGGPSSVYDPGAPHPAPGVLDLPVPILGVCYGMQFLAHEAGGEVQRVGKREYGKADLTRYGGGLFRGIQGEFVAWMSHSDSVTRLPGGYEVVAETEDTPVAAIENPVARRYGVQFHPEVVHTPKGGQLLANFLEICGVARDWTAEHIVDDLVEGVRAQVGDGRVLLAISGGVDSSTLGLLLARAVGERLTAVFIDHGLLRLGEREQVEAALKPLGVNLITVDARAEFLGHLEGVADPEEKRKIIGREFIRAFEREAREHGPFDFLAQGTLYPDVIESAGGLAADKHGAANIKSHHNVGGLPEDLQFKLVEPFRTLFKDEVREIARLLGLPDAIRMRHPFPGPGLAIRCLGAITEEKLDILGRVDDIFISGLREFGLYDGCSQALAILTPIQSVGVMGDGRTYSYTAALRAVTTDDFMTAEWARLPYDFLATMSSRIVNQVHEVNRVVYDITGKPPATIEWE, encoded by the coding sequence GTGAGCGTCGTCATCCTCGACTTCGGCAGCCAGTTCACGCGCCTGATCACGCGGCGTTTTCGTGAACTCGGCGCATACAGCGTGATCCTCCCCGGCACGGCCACTCTTGAGCGCATCCGGCAGGAAAACCCCCAGGGGATCGTCTTGTCGGGGGGCCCGAGCAGCGTGTACGACCCCGGGGCGCCTCACCCCGCCCCCGGCGTCCTCGACCTCCCCGTGCCCATCCTCGGCGTGTGCTACGGGATGCAGTTCCTCGCCCACGAGGCGGGCGGCGAGGTGCAGCGGGTGGGCAAGCGCGAGTACGGCAAGGCCGACCTGACCCGGTACGGCGGGGGGCTCTTCCGGGGTATCCAGGGCGAGTTCGTCGCCTGGATGAGCCACAGCGACTCGGTGACGCGGCTGCCGGGGGGCTACGAGGTCGTCGCCGAGACGGAGGACACCCCCGTCGCCGCCATCGAAAACCCCGTCGCCCGGCGCTACGGGGTGCAGTTCCACCCGGAGGTCGTCCACACGCCCAAGGGCGGGCAACTGCTGGCGAACTTTCTGGAGATTTGCGGGGTGGCCCGCGACTGGACCGCCGAGCACATCGTCGACGATCTCGTGGAGGGGGTGCGGGCGCAGGTCGGGGACGGGCGGGTCCTCCTCGCCATCAGCGGCGGCGTGGATTCGAGCACGCTGGGGCTGCTCCTGGCGCGGGCCGTCGGCGAGCGCCTCACCGCCGTCTTCATCGACCACGGCCTGCTGCGGCTGGGCGAGCGCGAGCAGGTGGAGGCGGCCCTGAAACCCCTCGGCGTCAACCTCATCACGGTGGATGCCCGCGCCGAGTTCCTGGGCCACCTGGAGGGCGTCGCCGACCCCGAGGAGAAGCGCAAGATCATCGGGCGCGAGTTCATCCGGGCCTTCGAGCGCGAGGCGCGGGAGCACGGCCCCTTCGACTTCCTCGCCCAGGGCACCCTCTACCCGGACGTGATCGAGTCGGCGGGCGGCCTGGCGGCCGACAAGCACGGCGCCGCCAACATCAAGAGCCACCACAACGTCGGCGGCCTGCCCGAAGACCTCCAGTTCAAGCTGGTCGAGCCCTTCCGGACGCTGTTCAAGGACGAGGTGCGGGAGATCGCGCGGCTGCTGGGCCTCCCCGACGCGATCCGGATGCGTCACCCCTTCCCCGGCCCCGGCCTCGCCATCCGCTGCCTGGGGGCCATCACCGAGGAGAAGCTCGACATCCTGGGGCGGGTGGACGATATCTTCATCTCGGGGCTGCGCGAGTTCGGCCTCTACGACGGCTGCTCGCAGGCCCTCGCCATCCTGACGCCGATCCAGTCGGTCGGGGTGATGGGCGACGGCCGCACCTACTCCTACACCGCCGCTCTGCGCGCCGTGACCACCGACGACTTCATGACCGCCGAGTGGGCGCGGCTGCCCTACGACTTCCTGGCGACGATGAGTAGCCGCATCGTCAATCAGGTCCACGAGGTCAACCGCGTGGTCTACGACATCACCGGCAAGCCGCCCGCCACCATCGAGTGGGAGTGA
- a CDS encoding MogA/MoaB family molybdenum cofactor biosynthesis protein has product MTDAPAPHPPPTEHHAAAPRAVRAAVLTVSDTRTPETDTSGAYLLSELRGAGHEVTGYRIVRDEAEGIRLALGELMRGAVVVISSGGTGITGRDVTIPVVESLLTKPMPGFGELFRMLSYREVGGAAMLSRAVGGLAGGTLLFALPGSLNAVQTAWTGLLQGELGHLAFEVARHGQPGGGS; this is encoded by the coding sequence ATGACGGACGCCCCCGCCCCCCACCCGCCGCCCACCGAGCACCACGCGGCCGCGCCGAGAGCCGTGCGGGCCGCCGTGCTCACCGTGAGCGACACGCGCACCCCCGAGACCGACACGAGCGGCGCGTACCTGCTCTCCGAACTGCGCGGGGCCGGGCACGAGGTCACCGGCTACCGCATCGTGCGTGACGAGGCCGAGGGCATCCGCCTCGCTCTGGGCGAGCTGATGCGGGGCGCCGTGGTCGTGATCTCCAGCGGCGGCACGGGCATCACCGGGCGGGACGTGACGATCCCGGTCGTGGAGTCGCTGCTCACCAAGCCGATGCCGGGCTTCGGGGAACTGTTCCGGATGCTCTCCTACCGCGAGGTCGGCGGCGCGGCGATGCTGTCGCGGGCGGTCGGGGGCCTGGCGGGGGGCACCCTCCTCTTCGCCCTGCCGGGCAGCCTCAACGCCGTGCAGACGGCCTGGACGGGCCTGCTGCAGGGCGAACTCGGCCACCTCGCCTTCGAGGTCGCGCGGCACGGCCAGCCGGGAGGGGGGAGCTGA
- the truD gene encoding tRNA pseudouridine(13) synthase TruD, with the protein MVGAIVSLAFDWSALAALTDTPGTGGRLRATPEDFRVEEVPAYPLSGEGEHLYLHLEKTGHTTAHVVRELCAQLGVRDRDVGVAGLKDRHAVTTQWVSVPARYGERLPAFRMDGVRVLETTRHTNKLGLGHLRGNRFVVRVREAPGTADTAAATLALLVARGVPNYFGPQRFGLRGLNAEEGLRVLRGESRLRDPRVRRFLTTSVQSLVFNRFLSLRLARGLFDRLLAGDMAKKHDTGGVFLVEDPAAESPRAERGEVSATGTLFGKKARPLTLDAGELEREALAEFGLTPEVFASRRGDRRLTRVFLEGAEVRPGEDGYAVAFTLPRGSFATSVLRELMKTDVDAAAGEPEDGEEGE; encoded by the coding sequence ATGGTGGGCGCCATCGTGAGTCTCGCTTTCGACTGGTCGGCCCTCGCCGCGCTGACGGACACACCCGGCACGGGGGGACGGCTGCGGGCCACGCCGGAGGACTTCCGCGTCGAGGAGGTGCCCGCCTATCCCCTGTCCGGCGAGGGCGAGCACCTCTACCTCCACCTGGAAAAGACCGGGCACACGACCGCCCACGTGGTGCGCGAACTCTGCGCGCAGCTCGGCGTGCGCGACCGCGACGTGGGGGTGGCGGGGCTCAAGGACCGGCACGCCGTCACGACCCAGTGGGTCAGCGTGCCCGCAAGATACGGGGAGCGGCTGCCCGCCTTCAGGATGGACGGGGTACGGGTGTTGGAAACGACGCGGCACACCAACAAGCTCGGGCTGGGCCACCTGCGCGGCAACCGCTTCGTGGTGCGGGTGCGGGAGGCGCCGGGCACGGCGGACACGGCGGCGGCGACCCTCGCCCTCCTCGTGGCGCGGGGGGTGCCGAACTACTTCGGGCCGCAACGCTTCGGGCTCCGGGGCCTGAACGCGGAGGAGGGATTGCGGGTGCTGCGCGGCGAGTCGAGGCTGCGCGACCCCCGCGTCCGGCGCTTCCTCACGACGAGCGTGCAGAGCCTGGTGTTCAATCGTTTCCTGAGCCTGCGGCTCGCGCGCGGCCTCTTCGACCGCCTCCTCGCTGGCGACATGGCGAAGAAGCACGATACGGGCGGCGTCTTCCTCGTCGAGGACCCTGCCGCCGAGTCCCCCCGCGCCGAGCGGGGCGAGGTGAGCGCCACGGGCACCCTCTTCGGGAAGAAGGCGAGGCCCCTGACCCTGGACGCGGGCGAGCTGGAACGCGAGGCGCTCGCTGAATTCGGCCTGACCCCCGAGGTCTTCGCCTCCCGCCGGGGGGACCGCCGCCTGACGCGCGTGTTTCTGGAGGGCGCCGAGGTCCGGCCCGGGGAGGACGGCTACGCGGTGGCCTTCACCCTGCCCCGGGGCAGCTTCGCCACCAGTGTCCTGCGCGAGCTGATGAAAACGGACGTGGACGCGGCGGCGGGCGAGCCGGAGGACGGGGAGGAGGGGGAGTGA
- a CDS encoding DUF3293 domain-containing protein → MSGGNPEQRAAFLATTYGTPGERFRLSGERGLSPPWARGRWAVVTAWNPGGRRAGNGDNARAGAKLLARVTAAGLSPLPAVNGEGEWEEAALIVPGATLRQTVGWGGEFGQAAVLWGMGARVALVWLSPGVQVERFWARLLS, encoded by the coding sequence GTGAGCGGGGGGAACCCGGAACAGCGGGCCGCCTTTCTCGCCACGACGTACGGCACCCCGGGCGAGCGCTTCCGGCTGTCGGGGGAACGCGGCCTGAGCCCTCCGTGGGCGCGGGGCCGCTGGGCCGTCGTCACGGCGTGGAATCCGGGTGGGCGGAGGGCGGGGAATGGGGACAACGCGCGGGCCGGGGCCAAGCTGCTGGCCCGGGTCACGGCGGCGGGCCTCTCCCCTCTCCCGGCCGTCAACGGGGAGGGCGAGTGGGAGGAGGCGGCACTCATCGTCCCCGGCGCGACCCTGCGGCAGACTGTCGGGTGGGGCGGCGAGTTCGGGCAGGCGGCGGTGCTGTGGGGGATGGGCGCGCGGGTGGCCCTGGTATGGCTGAGCCCAGGCGTTCAAGTCGAGCGGTTCTGGGCCAGGCTTTTATCTTGA